A genomic region of Mesobacillus jeotgali contains the following coding sequences:
- the trpB gene encoding tryptophan synthase subunit beta produces the protein MTINTYNLPDEKGHFGNYGGRFIPETLMHAVLELEKEYNRAMADEEFHVELQKLMKDYVGRETPLYLASNLTEHAGGAKIYLKREDLNHTGAHKINNTVGQALLAVRMGKRKIVAETGAGQHGVATATVCALLNLECVIFMGKEDIRRQQLNVFRMELLGAKVISVDAGSGTLKDAVNEALRYWVTNVRDTHYILGSVMGPHPFPKMVRDFQSVIGKETKQQFFEKEGKLPDALVACIGGGSNSIGLFYPFIDDTSVSIYGVEAAGLGLATDKHAASLSKGKPGVLHGAMMYLLQDEDGQIQEAHSISAGLDYPGIGPEHSYLHDINRITYESVTDDEALQAFQLLSKLEGIIPALESAHAIAYAVKLAAGMSKDESIVVCLSGRGDKDVQTIKDRIGGME, from the coding sequence ATGACTATTAATACTTATAATTTGCCGGACGAAAAAGGGCATTTTGGAAATTATGGTGGAAGGTTCATACCGGAAACGCTGATGCATGCTGTTCTTGAATTGGAGAAGGAATACAACAGAGCTATGGCAGACGAGGAATTTCATGTCGAACTGCAAAAATTAATGAAAGATTATGTTGGGAGGGAAACACCATTATACCTGGCTAGCAATCTCACGGAACATGCTGGTGGAGCAAAAATATACCTAAAGCGGGAGGACCTCAACCATACAGGGGCACATAAGATCAACAATACAGTCGGTCAGGCCTTGCTTGCAGTAAGGATGGGCAAACGAAAAATTGTCGCTGAAACCGGGGCTGGACAGCACGGAGTTGCAACAGCAACAGTCTGTGCCTTGCTGAATCTGGAATGTGTCATCTTCATGGGCAAAGAGGATATCAGGCGACAGCAATTAAATGTTTTCAGGATGGAACTCCTTGGCGCGAAAGTAATAAGTGTTGACGCAGGCAGCGGGACTTTGAAGGATGCGGTCAATGAAGCTCTTCGCTACTGGGTGACAAACGTGCGCGATACTCACTATATCCTTGGATCAGTAATGGGTCCGCATCCGTTCCCGAAAATGGTCCGTGACTTTCAAAGTGTCATAGGTAAAGAAACGAAACAGCAATTTTTCGAAAAAGAAGGGAAGCTTCCTGATGCACTAGTAGCTTGTATTGGAGGCGGCAGCAATTCGATTGGTTTGTTTTATCCGTTCATTGATGATACAAGCGTGTCAATTTATGGTGTTGAAGCTGCTGGTCTCGGCCTGGCAACTGACAAACATGCCGCATCACTATCTAAAGGGAAACCAGGTGTCCTTCACGGTGCGATGATGTACCTTCTTCAGGATGAAGACGGTCAAATTCAGGAGGCGCACTCGATATCAGCTGGTCTGGACTATCCTGGCATTGGCCCTGAACACAGCTATCTGCATGATATTAATAGAATCACGTATGAATCGGTAACCGATGATGAAGCACTACAAGCATTTCAACTGCTCTCAAAATTAGAGGGAATCATTCCTGCTTTGGAAAGTGCACATGCCATTGCGTACGCAGTCAAGCTAGCCGCTGGGATGAGCAAAGATGAGAGTATCGTTGTCTGTTTATCTGGCCGTGGAGATAAAGATGTACAGACAATTAAGGACAGGATAGGAGGAATGGAATGA
- the trpE gene encoding anthranilate synthase component I — MNVEAPDVFIEEIEGDTLTPISVFQTISGKKKFLLESSHKHNDSGRFSFIGCDPVYELLNEKGKTYLVRKGDKERVQGTFSEVLKEVLPRVIPKFEIPFIGGGVGFVSYDFIRDFEEIGPLNEDPLDMPEAHLMFFNEVIVFDHLKQKIRLIGIPFPEYSQEALMKKIKKRKEELDSPIKKQPVNRFSLSDFKASQNREEFEKSVRTAKSLIEEGEIFQVVLSRRLAADAKGDPFSFYRKLRVNNPSPYMYFIDFEDYVVAGTSPESLVKYRDGTMIANPIAGTRPRGLSPDEDFELELELKDDEKELAEHKMLVDLSRNDLGRICEVGSVKIDKFLAVERYQFVMHLVSEVSGRLLSDAHPMDGLAACLPAGTVSGAPKIRAMQIINELESEKRGVYSGAVGYFSACGSMDFALAIRTLIVKDGKGYLQAGAGIVYDSDPAKEFDETNHKLKALMEAAHDPADR, encoded by the coding sequence ATGAATGTAGAAGCACCAGATGTTTTTATCGAGGAAATTGAGGGCGATACATTAACGCCTATATCTGTATTTCAAACGATTTCCGGAAAGAAAAAATTCCTTCTGGAAAGTTCCCATAAACATAATGATTCCGGCCGTTTTTCTTTCATTGGCTGTGATCCCGTTTACGAGCTCTTGAATGAAAAGGGTAAGACTTATCTGGTAAGAAAAGGCGATAAGGAGCGAGTACAGGGTACCTTTTCAGAGGTTCTGAAAGAAGTGCTTCCTAGAGTAATCCCTAAATTTGAAATTCCTTTCATAGGTGGCGGTGTCGGTTTTGTAAGCTATGATTTCATTCGCGACTTTGAAGAAATTGGGCCGCTAAATGAAGATCCCCTTGATATGCCAGAAGCACATTTGATGTTCTTCAATGAAGTCATCGTGTTTGACCATCTTAAACAAAAGATCAGACTGATAGGCATTCCGTTTCCGGAATACAGCCAAGAGGCGCTCATGAAGAAAATAAAAAAACGCAAAGAAGAACTTGATTCGCCAATTAAAAAACAGCCTGTCAATCGATTTTCTCTTTCAGATTTTAAAGCCTCGCAAAACAGGGAGGAGTTTGAAAAATCGGTCAGGACAGCAAAGAGCCTGATCGAAGAGGGAGAAATCTTTCAGGTTGTGCTGTCAAGAAGGCTAGCAGCGGATGCAAAAGGAGATCCATTTTCGTTCTATCGAAAGCTGCGAGTAAATAATCCCTCCCCTTATATGTACTTTATTGACTTTGAAGATTATGTTGTTGCCGGCACGTCCCCCGAAAGCCTCGTGAAGTACCGGGATGGAACGATGATTGCAAACCCTATTGCAGGTACCAGGCCGAGGGGACTATCCCCGGATGAGGATTTTGAACTGGAACTGGAATTGAAGGATGACGAAAAGGAACTGGCTGAACATAAGATGCTCGTCGATCTCTCAAGGAATGATTTAGGCAGGATTTGTGAAGTCGGCAGTGTCAAAATTGATAAGTTCCTGGCTGTAGAAAGGTATCAGTTTGTGATGCATCTCGTATCTGAAGTAAGTGGGAGGCTGTTGTCAGATGCCCACCCAATGGATGGGCTGGCGGCGTGCCTTCCAGCAGGGACAGTGTCAGGAGCTCCAAAAATTCGGGCGATGCAAATCATAAATGAGCTTGAATCGGAAAAAAGAGGTGTCTATTCAGGAGCGGTAGGTTACTTTTCTGCTTGTGGAAGCATGGATTTTGCCCTTGCAATCAGAACATTGATTGTCAAGGATGGCAAAGGGTATCTCCAGGCAGGTGCAGGCATTGTATATGACTCTGACCCGGCGAAAGAGTTTGATGAGACGAACCATAAATTAAAAGCATTGATGGAGGCAGCCCATGATCCTGCTGATCGATAA
- a CDS encoding DUF2935 domain-containing protein, with product MARDFKSAALYEHRFWLQVLGDHGRFLHEALVPVEQEEIETAKYFINTFDSLLQRVETTDLIHLSMRADEEAKKIRGFKLDLIEKMLTGNVKIHLGPTFINHMVNEVEEYIRVLEYLKRGEEPPIFHELHHHTVWLLDAAGHAGAIQSNLDQVEKRLKAKSEKYMKHFEDFYLKAVEMTGYLRTNLTSFPALQRMNQEVSLEIQLFMKFLDELKELELTEQALGSFAPLMADHMFREECYYLSKVAEAASMDQPGCDPGKPRLKEN from the coding sequence ATGGCGAGGGACTTCAAAAGTGCCGCCTTGTATGAGCACCGTTTTTGGCTACAGGTCCTTGGTGACCACGGGAGATTTCTGCATGAGGCGCTGGTGCCTGTAGAGCAAGAGGAAATAGAGACGGCAAAGTACTTTATTAATACTTTTGACAGTCTGCTGCAAAGGGTGGAAACAACCGATCTCATTCATTTGAGCATGAGAGCGGACGAAGAAGCGAAGAAAATCAGGGGATTTAAGCTTGACCTAATAGAAAAAATGCTGACAGGCAATGTGAAAATCCATTTGGGTCCTACTTTTATCAACCATATGGTCAATGAGGTTGAGGAATATATCAGAGTTCTAGAGTACCTTAAAAGGGGCGAGGAACCGCCGATATTCCACGAATTGCACCATCATACTGTCTGGCTGCTTGATGCGGCAGGCCATGCCGGTGCTATTCAAAGTAACCTTGACCAGGTTGAAAAGCGCCTGAAGGCAAAGAGTGAAAAATACATGAAGCATTTTGAGGATTTCTATTTAAAAGCAGTCGAGATGACTGGTTATTTGAGAACGAATTTAACCTCTTTTCCAGCTTTGCAAAGGATGAATCAAGAGGTATCACTTGAAATTCAGCTGTTCATGAAATTTCTTGATGAGTTAAAGGAACTCGAGTTAACTGAACAGGCATTGGGAAGTTTTGCTCCGCTGATGGCTGACCATATGTTCAGGGAGGAGTGCTATTATTTATCTAAAGTCGCAGAAGCGGCCTCTATGGATCAACCTGGATGTGATCCTGGCAAACCTAGGTTGAAGGAAAACTAA
- the trpD gene encoding anthranilate phosphoribosyltransferase, with protein sequence MKHYLEMLVEGKSLMEHEMEEAVQEIFTQETTDSEIASFLTGLKSKGETAEEVSGLVKTIRKHALTFTKNIPNVLDNCGTGGDGSKSFNISTTSAFVIAGAGITVAKHGNRSVSSKTGSADVLEALGVSLDFSPEATEEILEQNGIAFLFAPYVHPKLKQIMKVRRDLKIPTIFNLIGPLTNPVQLDYQLLGIYRRDLLDKFAHVLANLNRKRAIVINGAGGMDEASLAGENQMVIVSEGEIQRINLKPEEVNLPLYDNNSIRGGDARDNADILLQVLQGKKGAHRDTVLLNAGLGIYTAGKVESILQGVDLAVESIDSGRALSKLENLISISNRNKKAVG encoded by the coding sequence ATGAAACATTATCTTGAAATGCTGGTGGAAGGAAAATCGCTGATGGAGCATGAAATGGAAGAAGCTGTCCAGGAAATTTTCACTCAAGAGACGACAGACAGTGAAATTGCTTCATTTTTAACGGGGCTCAAGTCAAAAGGAGAAACCGCTGAGGAAGTATCTGGGTTGGTAAAAACCATCAGAAAGCATGCACTTACTTTTACAAAAAATATACCGAATGTTCTTGATAATTGCGGAACAGGAGGAGATGGATCAAAAAGCTTCAATATAAGCACTACTTCTGCATTTGTCATTGCCGGAGCCGGAATAACGGTAGCAAAGCATGGAAACAGAAGCGTTTCGAGCAAGACAGGAAGTGCGGATGTTTTGGAGGCACTCGGGGTCAGTCTCGACTTCTCTCCGGAAGCAACAGAAGAAATTCTTGAACAAAATGGGATTGCTTTTCTTTTTGCTCCTTATGTCCACCCGAAATTGAAACAAATCATGAAGGTAAGAAGGGACCTGAAAATTCCTACCATCTTTAATTTAATCGGACCACTGACAAATCCAGTACAGCTTGATTACCAGCTGCTTGGAATTTACCGAAGGGATTTGCTCGATAAGTTTGCCCATGTTCTTGCAAATCTGAACAGGAAGAGAGCCATCGTCATCAACGGAGCAGGAGGGATGGATGAAGCATCTCTTGCGGGTGAAAACCAAATGGTCATCGTTTCAGAAGGAGAAATTCAACGGATCAATCTAAAGCCTGAAGAAGTGAACTTGCCATTATACGACAATAACAGTATCAGGGGTGGAGATGCACGCGACAATGCGGACATATTGCTCCAGGTTCTTCAAGGTAAAAAGGGGGCACACCGGGATACTGTGCTGCTCAACGCAGGTCTCGGAATTTATACCGCTGGTAAGGTGGAATCGATTCTTCAGGGAGTAGATCTGGCGGTGGAAAGCATCGATTCAGGCAGGGCACTATCCAAACTGGAGAATTTAATTAGCATCAGCAATCGAAACAAAAAGGCGGTAGGATGA
- a CDS encoding MOSC domain-containing protein — MAQILYLNVGMPELRDWNGRQELSAIGKQRVKQAFLSKDNFQGDGVAATEFHGGPDRAVCFYPAEHYSKWSAEFGKKLEPQTFGENISASRMTEAEIYIGDTYRLGEAVVQVSQGRVPCSKISKNNSIDQLLKRVVETGYTGYFFRVLQEGMVYEDSEIILLERKQHNISILRANEIYFHHRKDYEAIEELLEINELAEDWKHNLHKLLRQKN; from the coding sequence ATGGCACAAATATTGTATTTGAACGTTGGGATGCCAGAGCTAAGGGATTGGAATGGTAGACAAGAACTTTCTGCTATAGGAAAACAAAGAGTGAAACAGGCATTTCTTTCAAAAGATAACTTTCAGGGGGATGGCGTGGCAGCTACAGAATTTCACGGAGGCCCTGACAGGGCTGTTTGTTTTTATCCAGCAGAGCATTATTCAAAATGGTCTGCTGAATTCGGAAAAAAACTTGAACCTCAAACCTTTGGTGAAAATATATCGGCATCACGAATGACGGAAGCCGAAATCTATATTGGGGATACATACAGGCTTGGAGAAGCTGTTGTCCAGGTGTCACAGGGAAGAGTACCTTGTTCAAAAATCTCGAAGAATAACAGTATAGACCAATTGCTGAAAAGGGTAGTGGAGACAGGCTATACTGGCTATTTCTTTCGTGTTCTTCAGGAGGGAATGGTCTATGAAGACTCAGAAATTATCTTGCTGGAGAGGAAGCAACATAATATTTCGATCTTAAGGGCTAATGAAATTTATTTTCACCATAGGAAAGATTATGAGGCGATTGAAGAACTTTTGGAAATTAATGAACTGGCAGAGGATTGGAAGCATAACCTTCATAAACTTTTGAGGCAGAAAAATTAA
- a CDS encoding phosphoribosylanthranilate isomerase encodes MKVKICGIRTVEAAQHAVRCGTDALGFVFAESKRQVTAFEAKQIIDALPEHVWKTGVFVNEDAAKIKKIAETAGLTHIQLHGDEVTDDYRSIGLPLIKAISVKSTEDLEKLEFIKADYILLDSPPAEYRGGNGLSFEWDLAKVIEKSDTKVILAGGLDAGNVSKAIAKVNPLMVDVSSGVETNGEKDLAKIKAFINNAKNEREEV; translated from the coding sequence ATGAAGGTTAAAATTTGTGGAATAAGAACAGTAGAGGCAGCGCAGCACGCGGTTCGATGCGGAACTGACGCCCTTGGTTTCGTTTTTGCAGAAAGCAAAAGACAAGTTACAGCTTTTGAGGCTAAACAAATCATTGATGCTTTGCCCGAACATGTCTGGAAGACAGGAGTATTTGTGAACGAGGATGCCGCTAAAATCAAGAAAATCGCCGAAACAGCAGGCTTGACCCATATTCAGCTTCATGGTGATGAGGTGACTGATGATTATCGATCAATTGGGCTGCCCTTAATAAAGGCTATTTCTGTTAAGTCAACGGAAGATCTTGAGAAACTTGAGTTTATTAAAGCTGACTACATCCTCCTTGACAGTCCTCCAGCGGAATATCGGGGAGGAAACGGCCTAAGCTTTGAGTGGGATTTGGCAAAAGTAATCGAAAAATCAGACACAAAGGTTATCCTGGCAGGCGGATTGGATGCTGGAAACGTCAGCAAAGCAATCGCAAAAGTCAACCCCTTGATGGTTGATGTCAGCAGCGGTGTCGAAACAAACGGAGAAAAAGATTTAGCGAAAATAAAGGCTTTTATTAATAATGCAAAGAATGAAAGGGAGGAAGTTTGA
- a CDS encoding alpha/beta fold hydrolase → MTLCNLEYGDLFYEEIGQGSPIVFLHPPGMGRKVFRHQRPLSQRYRLILPDLSGHGDSTAVLERVTIQQYAKEVLRLVDSIGLEKVTLCGYSSGGSIAQEFALTYPERTKTLILSGGFAEVHSPALKYEHLMGMYFVKNSPKTLAKVIATAHTFDKNYRTELIEHMLKADLNTWFHFYHESLMYSCSGRLKNLNVPLLLIYGSRDFINQHIRAYERELGHFQKAIIPKVSHQVPVKKWQEFNAEIEKFLEEEQADWR, encoded by the coding sequence ATGACTTTATGCAATTTAGAGTATGGTGATCTTTTTTACGAAGAGATTGGGCAAGGAAGTCCAATTGTCTTTTTACACCCACCGGGAATGGGAAGAAAGGTGTTTCGACACCAAAGGCCACTGAGCCAACGATATAGACTAATTCTTCCCGACTTAAGCGGTCATGGTGATTCAACAGCTGTATTAGAAAGGGTTACAATCCAACAGTATGCCAAAGAAGTCTTGAGACTGGTTGATTCAATCGGGCTGGAAAAAGTCACATTGTGCGGCTATTCCTCCGGAGGCAGCATCGCACAGGAATTTGCCCTGACTTACCCGGAAAGAACAAAAACGCTTATTCTTTCTGGCGGCTTTGCAGAGGTACATTCACCTGCATTGAAATATGAGCATTTGATGGGAATGTATTTCGTTAAAAATTCTCCTAAAACCCTGGCAAAGGTGATTGCAACCGCACATACCTTTGATAAGAATTACAGGACAGAACTCATTGAACATATGTTAAAAGCTGATTTGAACACATGGTTCCATTTTTATCACGAGTCCTTAATGTACTCTTGCAGCGGAAGACTGAAAAATTTAAATGTCCCTTTGCTGCTTATTTATGGTTCGAGAGATTTCATCAACCAGCACATAAGGGCCTATGAAAGAGAATTGGGACATTTCCAAAAAGCTATTATTCCAAAAGTCTCACATCAAGTTCCTGTTAAGAAATGGCAGGAGTTCAACGCTGAAATTGAGAAGTTTTTGGAAGAAGAGCAAGCTGACTGGCGTTGA
- a CDS encoding MFS transporter: MNYIENLFPKAGGVSKKQEKDTKKDGANNQKWAIVSIASIPLVMTLGNSMLIPVLPVMEKKMGISAFQSSLIITVYSIVAIFLIPLAGYLSDHIGRKKVIIPSLIITGIGGTISGWASWQMNDGYWVVLIGRALQGVGAAGAFPIVLPLVGDMFKNDDEVSGALGEIETANTLGKVLSPVLGSFLAGIIWFIPFFSIPVFCALSIIMMIFLVKSPKKKQKPLPFKDFLKKIKLIFTENGRWLYAIFFIGAIVMFVLFGVLFYLSDILENNYGIKDLKKGLVLALPLGALCLSSFITGKVIKKNMVLMKWITFSSLVLLGIAVALLSFSRELWFLISMFLVAGIGIGASLPPLDALITESIEKEERGTITSIYSSMRFIGVAAGPPIIALMMKNSNKLMFIILTALSIAAALATFLAIKPDKKEA, encoded by the coding sequence ATGAATTATATTGAAAACTTGTTTCCTAAAGCCGGAGGAGTTTCGAAAAAACAAGAAAAGGATACGAAAAAGGATGGTGCCAATAATCAAAAATGGGCAATTGTCTCGATCGCATCCATTCCACTCGTGATGACACTTGGAAATTCGATGCTGATTCCAGTTTTGCCTGTCATGGAGAAGAAGATGGGTATATCCGCCTTTCAATCGAGCCTGATCATAACCGTATATTCAATAGTAGCGATATTTTTAATCCCGTTAGCGGGGTATTTATCTGATCATATTGGTCGAAAGAAAGTCATAATTCCAAGCCTGATCATCACTGGAATTGGCGGCACCATATCAGGGTGGGCCTCATGGCAAATGAACGATGGATACTGGGTTGTCTTAATCGGAAGAGCCTTACAGGGCGTTGGAGCAGCCGGTGCTTTTCCAATCGTTTTGCCACTGGTTGGAGATATGTTCAAAAACGATGATGAAGTAAGCGGAGCCCTCGGAGAAATCGAAACTGCTAACACGCTTGGAAAGGTTCTCAGCCCAGTATTAGGGTCATTCCTGGCAGGAATCATCTGGTTTATCCCGTTCTTTTCAATACCCGTTTTCTGTGCCCTTTCAATAATCATGATGATCTTCCTGGTTAAAAGTCCAAAAAAGAAACAGAAACCATTGCCATTCAAGGATTTCCTAAAGAAAATAAAATTGATTTTCACTGAAAATGGGCGTTGGCTGTATGCCATCTTTTTTATTGGTGCTATTGTCATGTTCGTATTGTTTGGAGTCTTATTTTATCTGTCGGATATTCTGGAGAACAACTATGGAATAAAGGATTTGAAAAAAGGACTGGTTCTTGCCCTGCCATTAGGGGCTCTATGTCTTTCATCATTTATCACAGGTAAAGTTATAAAAAAGAATATGGTCCTTATGAAGTGGATTACGTTCTCCAGCTTAGTTTTGCTTGGTATAGCAGTGGCCCTCCTGAGCTTTTCAAGAGAGCTATGGTTTTTGATTTCCATGTTCCTTGTTGCCGGCATCGGTATAGGTGCAAGCCTGCCGCCACTGGACGCCTTAATCACTGAGAGTATTGAAAAAGAAGAACGAGGTACCATCACATCCATATATAGCTCAATGAGGTTCATAGGAGTAGCTGCAGGTCCTCCCATCATCGCTCTTATGATGAAAAATTCAAATAAGCTAATGTTCATAATCCTAACCGCTTTAAGTATCGCTGCCGCTCTAGCAACATTTCTTGCCATAAAACCAGATAAAAAAGAGGCGTAA
- the trpC gene encoding indole-3-glycerol phosphate synthase TrpC, which yields MGTILDSIIERKRVEVEELKKAGVDMPVSQSKQRSLIKALRESKHVAIISEFKRASPSKGDINLSLDPSEQAKLYARAGASAISVLTDEKGFKGSFTDLKKVREAVNLPILCKDFIVDQIQIEMARSAGADVILLIASALPEEKLAELYEYASEKGLECLVEIHDETDLEKALNIKAAIIGINNRDLKSFEVNLENTEKLGPLVKKEGALLVSESGMKTRDDIVRAAAAGADGVLIGETFMTSGDLIKTFQTFFVPIIRDHHEG from the coding sequence ATGGGCACAATACTTGATTCAATCATTGAAAGAAAAAGAGTGGAAGTAGAAGAGTTGAAGAAAGCGGGAGTTGACATGCCTGTATCACAATCGAAGCAGCGATCCTTGATTAAAGCATTACGAGAGTCAAAGCATGTCGCCATCATTTCTGAGTTTAAAAGGGCGTCCCCTTCTAAAGGGGACATTAATCTTTCATTGGACCCTTCTGAGCAAGCAAAACTTTATGCCCGGGCAGGTGCCTCCGCTATATCAGTGTTAACTGATGAAAAAGGCTTTAAAGGATCTTTCACTGATTTAAAAAAAGTCAGGGAAGCAGTGAACCTGCCGATTCTTTGCAAGGATTTTATCGTTGATCAAATTCAAATAGAAATGGCCCGTTCAGCAGGAGCAGATGTCATTTTGCTCATAGCATCGGCATTGCCTGAAGAGAAATTGGCAGAGCTATATGAATATGCCTCTGAAAAAGGGTTGGAGTGCCTCGTTGAAATCCATGACGAAACAGATCTGGAAAAGGCTCTGAATATAAAAGCTGCAATCATAGGAATCAATAATCGTGATTTGAAATCATTCGAGGTCAATCTCGAAAATACAGAGAAGCTTGGGCCGCTAGTGAAAAAAGAAGGAGCGCTTCTGGTCAGTGAAAGCGGCATGAAAACAAGGGACGATATCGTCCGTGCAGCAGCTGCTGGTGCAGACGGAGTGCTGATAGGTGAGACATTCATGACTTCCGGTGATCTTATAAAAACTTTCCAGACATTCTTTGTTCCAATAATAAGGGATCATCATGAAGGTTAA
- a CDS encoding anthranilate synthase component II, whose protein sequence is MILLIDNYDSFTYNLYQYLSELGAEVKTIRNDKISVQEISRMEPEAIVLSPGPGRPEQAGICVDTVKQLASSIPILGICLGHQAIAHAFGSSIIKAKKIMHGKQSKLQHTGTSLMNDLEEHPEVMRYHSLVIDRMTLNEGFEVLAEAADDGEIMAIKHKHYPLYGLQFHPESIGTKSGKQILSNFLTENRKETLTYETLS, encoded by the coding sequence ATGATCCTGCTGATCGATAATTACGATTCATTTACCTATAACCTTTACCAGTATCTAAGCGAACTGGGTGCTGAAGTGAAAACAATCAGGAACGATAAAATATCGGTTCAGGAAATCTCACGAATGGAACCTGAAGCAATTGTCCTTTCTCCGGGCCCAGGCAGGCCGGAACAAGCCGGAATCTGTGTAGATACTGTTAAACAATTGGCGTCATCAATCCCTATTCTTGGTATATGTCTTGGCCATCAGGCAATAGCCCATGCATTTGGCAGTTCCATCATCAAGGCTAAAAAAATCATGCATGGCAAGCAGTCCAAACTCCAGCATACAGGCACTTCTCTGATGAATGATCTCGAGGAACATCCTGAAGTAATGCGATACCACTCTTTGGTGATCGACCGTATGACGCTTAATGAAGGTTTTGAGGTTCTGGCTGAGGCAGCTGATGACGGGGAAATCATGGCAATCAAGCATAAACATTATCCTTTATACGGACTTCAGTTTCATCCAGAATCGATTGGTACGAAAAGCGGAAAGCAAATTTTATCGAATTTTCTAACCGAAAACAGAAAGGAGACTTTAACGTATGAAACATTATCTTGA
- a CDS encoding putative holin-like toxin, with product MPLTVFETFMAMFSFASLILAILTLSQKK from the coding sequence ATGCCTTTGACGGTATTCGAGACCTTTATGGCGATGTTTTCATTTGCCAGTTTGATCCTCGCAATCCTCACGTTGAGCCAAAAAAAATAG
- the trpA gene encoding tryptophan synthase subunit alpha, whose product MDRIQKALTEKGKKVFVPYIMAGDGGLETLKEKLLFLQECGADAVEIGIPFSDPVADGPTIQEAGIRALSRGTTLRKVLEKVQTFKTEISIPLILMTYLNPLVAYGLEKFAEDAADAGISGCILPDLPLEEEDFIHPALEEHEISLIRLVTLTTPVERIKEIGSRATGFIYAVTVTGITGARNNLSVDLAAFLSSIKSVSKVPVLAGFGVSNAEQVREVCKHCDGVIVGSKIIDLFEQGDLPGIKQLVRTAEGVSLS is encoded by the coding sequence ATGGATAGAATTCAAAAGGCTCTGACTGAAAAAGGAAAAAAGGTTTTTGTTCCATATATAATGGCTGGAGATGGAGGGCTGGAAACCCTTAAGGAGAAGCTGCTATTTTTACAGGAATGTGGGGCCGATGCGGTAGAAATTGGTATCCCCTTTTCTGATCCTGTTGCGGATGGGCCTACGATCCAGGAAGCTGGTATCCGGGCGCTTAGCAGAGGAACTACTTTGAGAAAGGTGCTGGAAAAGGTTCAAACCTTCAAAACTGAAATCTCAATTCCTCTTATTTTAATGACCTATTTGAACCCCCTCGTGGCATATGGGCTCGAAAAGTTTGCCGAGGATGCTGCGGACGCTGGAATATCAGGCTGCATTCTTCCCGACCTACCGCTTGAGGAGGAAGACTTCATTCATCCTGCGCTTGAGGAGCATGAAATCTCTTTAATCAGGTTAGTGACGCTTACAACTCCAGTTGAGAGAATAAAAGAAATCGGCTCCAGGGCAACAGGATTCATTTATGCTGTTACCGTAACAGGTATAACTGGTGCAAGAAACAACCTCAGTGTGGACCTTGCTGCTTTCCTAAGTTCAATTAAAAGTGTCAGCAAAGTTCCGGTGCTAGCAGGGTTTGGGGTTTCAAATGCTGAACAAGTCAGAGAAGTGTGCAAGCATTGTGATGGCGTAATTGTTGGAAGCAAAATTATCGATTTATTTGAACAAGGAGATTTACCTGGAATAAAACAGCTCGTGCGTACTGCTGAAGGGGTTAGTTTGTCCTAG